In Anaerobranca gottschalkii DSM 13577, the genomic window AAGATGAAGTTAATATATTATTAGGACGGTGTTTTTTAAAAAAAGGTTTATTTGAAATAGCTGTGGAACAGTTTAAAAAAGGTCCTGTGCTAAAAAGGACCATGACCCCTGAAGTAATGGAAGCTAAATATTGGTTAGGTGTTGCTTACTATAAATTAGGGGATAAGAAAAAAGCTTTAACTCAACTACAAAGGGTTTATGCTGAAGATGTTAATTACAAAGATGTAGAAAAATATATAGAAAATTTAATTTAAAAAATTTACCAAACTAAAAATTTTAAAAGGGGAAAACCTAAGAAAAAGGAGGTTTTCACCTATGATTGAAGTAACAAAACAAGCTATTGAAGGCTAAAAAAGGCAATTATCGCTGAAGGAAAAAACATCGAAAATATTTATTTAAGGCTTTATATGGCTATGGGTTGAGGTGGTCCACAACTACAACTTGCTCTGGAAGAGCAACCTAAATCAGATGATACTTTGTTTAGTCAAGATGGGATCAACTTTTTAGTAAATGAAAGACATCTCCCCCATTTCCAAAATTCAACTTTAGATTATTCATCAGGAATTTTTGGAGGGCAATTTAAATTGTTAAAAAAATAAATCAAGTGGGCGTTTTTGCCCACTTATTTTATTAAAACTTGATGATATACTTTTTTTCCTTTTTTAATCATAATAGCATTATCTTCAAACCACTCTAAGGTAATTACTTGATTTATATCAGTAATCTTTTCTCCATTGATGGAGATTCCCCCTTGTTGTACTAGTCTTCTTCCTTCACTCTTAGATGATGTTAAACCTGCTTCTTGTAGTAAGTCTAATACCAAAATTCCCTTTTCAAAATTTTCTTTTTCCATTTCCGTAGATGGAATAGATCCCGCTACTCCCCCTTTTTCAAACAGGGCTTTAGCAGCATCCCTAGATTTTATAGCCTCTTCTTCACCATGGACAATTTTCGTTACTTCAAAGGCTAATACTTCTTTAGCCTTATTAATTTCTGCCCCTTGTAGTTTTTCCAATTCCCTAATCTCATCCATAGGAACAAAGGTCAATAATTTAAGGCAATTGATCACATCATTGTCATCAACATTGCGCCAGTATTGGTAAAATTCGTATGGTGAAGTTTTTTCTGGGTCTAACCAAATAGCACCTTTTTCTGTTTTACCCATTTTCTTACCTTCACTGGTAGTTAAAAGGGTAAAGGTCATACCATAGGCTGGTTTACCTTCAACTCTACGAATCAAGTCTACACCTGAAATAATATTAGACCACTGGTCATCTCCCCCTAGCTGCAAAGTACAACCATAACGGCGGAATAACTCTAAGAAGTCATAAGACTGCATTAACATATAGTTGAATTCTAAAAAGGATAAACCCTTTTCCATCCTTGATTTAAAACATTCGGCAGTTAGCATCCGGTTTACGGAAAAATGTCTACCTATTTCCCTTAAAAACCAAATGTAATTTAAATCCATTAACCATTCAGCATTGTTTACCATTATAGCTTTACCTTCGCCAAAATCTAAAAACTTGGAGATTTGCTCTTTAAACCTTTCGCTGTTTTTCTTAATTTCTTCTTCTGTTAACATTTTTCTTATATCAGTTTTACCAGTGGGGTCTCCTACCATAGTAGTCCCTCCACCAATTAAAACAATAGGTCTGTGACCAGCTTTTTGTAGATGGGCCATAGCCATTAATTGTAGAAAATGTCCTATATGAAGGCTGTCAGCGGTAGGATCATAGCCAGTATAAAAAGTGACTTTTTCTTTTCCTAACAACTCTTTTATTTCTTCCTCATGGGTTGTTTGTTGAATAAAGCCCCTTTCTTGTAAAACATCAAATACGTTAACCATTTTAAAACCTCCTCTTTTCATTTCCTAGGAAATTTAATTAAAAAAGGCCCTTTCGTCTGTTAAGGACGAGAGGACCCGTGGTACCACCTTAATTCCCGTTAATATATAACGGCTCAAACCATGATAACGGGTTGGTGCCCGGCAAAATGCTACTTAGGGAGTGTAATTCATCCACTGTGTACTACAGGTCTTTCACCTGCCGACCTGCTCTCTGATTTTGTAACCACAATGAACTACTGCCTTTCCCATCATCGTATTTACTAATATTTTAAACATATATTAACATAGGTATTCCCTACTTTTCAAGGGTTTATTTATTTTTTTTACCGGTTATAAACAGGCCAAAAATTAATGATCCAAAAGCTATAATTCCAGTAAAGATTAAAATTGGTACAGCTCCAAATTGATAAATTAAAGGAACCGAGGCAGCTGTGAATAATCCTCCACCTACAAAGGGTTCAAACAAAATCTGTTTGTAACCGAAACTTTCAAGGGCAGGGGTTTTGTTTTCCGGATCAGCTACCCGCATAAGAAGTAGCCCCGTTGCCGTTACTCCCATAGATTGGCCAAAATCTCCTATACCCCTTTCAAACCAATAATCTGGAAGCATTTTTGGAGCTAAAAACACAAAGCAAAATACTGTCCATAAAATACCAACTAAACTTAATAATAAGAAAGGAATTAAGTTTTCCCCTATTACCGTTAAAGATAAGGTTGCTAATGCACTTACAATTAGTACATCTAAAGCTAAACCTTGAATCCTATTAATCATCTGTCTATCAACAGTATTGTAAGGATCTATTTTGTCTAATATCCCTTGAACTATCATTCCACCTACCATAGCCAGTGGAAAAAGGGGAACATATCTTATGAGATACACTCCAGTTCTAGCACCCCAAAGTACCTCTTCTAACCTTACAAGACCTTGTAAAATTCCGTAGCCTAATAAAATGGCTATTGCTATGTAACCAAAGTGAAGGGATAAGGGTTCAATAGATTCTAACCTGGTACTTAAATAGCCTGCAGGTTCTCTTGTATCTAACTCATTTATCCCTTTCTTTTCGATTTCATCCCTAGTTTGGATTTTAATTTCATTAACTAATTTCTTTCTTCTTATACCCCAGTTTATTAAAAACATACCTATAATTACTCCACCAAGGACCCCAACTGTAGCTAAGCCTAAAGCTAGATCTGCTCCCTCTGGAAAACCGATTTCTTGGAAAGTTGAAGCCATCCCTGCCGCTGTACCATGGCCTCCTACAAAGGCCACTTCGATTAAAGCCCCTGCAGTTGGATCAATGTCAAAAACTGGTGTTAAAAGGAAAATTACTAACAACAAACCTACTACATATTGACCAAAAGAAATACAATAACCCATTACCACTTGTGGTCCTGCTAATTTCCACACAGTTTTAATATTAGGTAATCTCTTTCCAATAAATAATGCAGCGAATACTACGTTTATCATCAGACCTGGCAAAACTCTCCACACCTGTAAAGACTTATCTGGAATAATTGTAAAAAAACGGCCTAGTACTTCTGGTCCCAATAACAAAGCAAAAAATCCTGCAATTAAAGAACTAGGTAGAAACAAATCCTGTAATATAGGTGTACTTACCCTAATCCACTTTCCTAAAACTAATAATAAGCCAAGTAAAAGTAAGCTAAAACCTACTACATTAGCAGTCATCAAACCCCTCCTAGTCAAACATTTATGATTAAAAATTATTTTCTCCCTGAACTACTTGCCTTTCTCCTGTCTTCTAAAAACGTAAAATATGTTATTGCTGCTAAAACTGCCGCTAAAATCGGTGGAAAATCTTCAGGATAGTTTATATTGACATCTACACCCACAACACTTCCACCCAACCTACCGGTTAGCCTTCCATTCTCTCCTTGTAAATTTACATCAAAACCTATAACCTGTCCTCCGACCCTACCGGTAAAATATTCTTTCCCATTTATTGAAATATCGTTACCTATTACACTACCACCAATTCTACCGGTAAATGAATCTTCACTATAATTACCTTCTAAGTTATTACCAATAACAGCTCCGCCAATCCTACCACTTATACTTCCATTACCATAGGTTAAATCAACATTCTTACCTATAATTTTACCACCAATTCTGCCTATTATTTTTGAAGAATCAATACTACAATTAATATCATATCCATAAAATCCTCCACCTACTCTACCGCTAATACTTTTCACATTACTCCCCCCTTTTTTAATTTACTCTAATTTATACTTCTACATAAGTTAACAATATTCCTTTAAAATATCCAATTAATGTGAAAAAAAGAGGTGTCGACCTCTTTTTTCACACTATTTGGCTTTAAATCCCTTACTTTCAATCCCTTATAGTTAGGCTGGTAACTTTGCCCATCTGTTCCATACAAGGCTATCGTACATTTGTTTCAATCCCTTATAGGTAGGCTAGTAACGGATTTAGATTACGTGTACCGATGGAAAAAATACATGTTTCAATCCCTTATAGGTAGGCTAGTAACTGAAAAATATGCAATACCATTCGGTGCAGAAGCATGTTTCAATCCCTTATAGGTAGGCTGGTAACTGTTTGGTACACTCTATCACCTACCTTTCGATTAGGTGTTTCAATCCCTTATAGGTAGGCTGGTAACAAGCAGTGAAAAAACTTAAAAATTTAGAAGAAACACGTTTCAATCCCTTATAGGTAGGCTGGTAACTCGATACTATTAAACCTAGTCAAGGATACATTTTTTGTTTCAATCCCTTATAGGTAGGCTGGTAACCGAACAAAAAATAAGATTTACAACTATGCTAGAAAGTTTCAATCCCTTATAGGTAGGCTGGTAACACAGGGCTACTGCTAATCTGTCATAATTTACTGCCAGTTTCAATCCCTTATAGGTAGGCTGGTAACCTAATCCATTCAACTATATCATTGTTACCAAATCTTAGTTTCAATCCCTTATAGGTAGGCTGGTAACTTTTTCGGCAGCTGCTGCCTACCTATAGAGTATCAAAGTTTCAATCCCTTATAGGTAGGCTGGTAACGCCTTCTATATAATCACGTTTTGAAGCTCCAATATACTCGTTTCAATCCCTTATAGGTAGGCTGGTAACTTAAAAATTTTTCAAAAAAATACTTGACTCGGTATTGTTTCAATCCCTTATAGGTAGGCTGGTAACCTTTTTAGCTCGTCCACTGTTGTGCCATACTGTTGGGGTTTCAATCCCTTATAGGTAGGCTGGTAACGCAAGACTCCAACATGGTATGAACTAGATAGGTATATGTTTCAATCCCTTATAGGTAGGCTGGTAACCCATCAGTTATCTCTATTTTACTGCATTTTTGTATTTTTGTCAATAATTATTTTTTTGAATTATGTAAACTAAAATCAGATGAAAAAATCCCCTAACGCCTGGTGTTAAGGGATTTTCGGTCTTTTTTTAGTTGTCGTCGATCGCCAGGGATTTTTACGCTATTGGTGATCGACGACAGTTTTATTTTTTGTATTTACTTTTTTACTTTATAATATATTTTCTTCTCCACCTTTTTTTATACCCATTGTTTCTATTACTTGATATTTCCTAGTAGAAAATCTATAGATTATAACTGAATCCTTTTCTTTATCTATTATTCTTTCTAATTCCATTTTTAATTTTGTTAACCTACTTTCTGTTATTTCCCCTTCTAAAACTGAATTTTGTACCCAATATAAATATTTCCTACATGTTTTTAGCACCTTATTTACCCGCTTTTGTTCTACATCATAAACTAATATCACAAACATATTATCACCATTTGGAAACAAAAGGAATGTATTCCTTTTCTTGGAGTAAATGCTTCTCTAATTTATAAAGTTCCATTCTTATTAACCATCTGTAGGAAATACTTCTACCTAACTCTTTATGTTGAATTGTCGTCTTTAATCTTTTATCAAATTCTTCTACAAATATCCTTTTACCTTCTTCTTTTAACATGATTCCACCTAAATCATTATCAAAATGTTTCTTTTGGATCATTTTCTTACTTAAAAGATAAAAAATCAATCTATCAACTAGTAAAGGTTTAAAGATTTCTGCAACATCTAAATTTAAAGTAAACCTCCTAAAATTAGTTGAATGTAAATACCCAATTCTAGGATCTAAATGGGTTTTATAAATCTCCCCTAAGACAGTTGTATAGAGCATGGAGTTGCCAAAACTAATCAAGGCATTTAAATGATTTTTAGGAGGCCTTTTAGTTCTTTGTTCAAACCTAAAATTTTCATCTTCAATTATTTTATCAAAAGCTTTATAGTAGGTTTCCCTGATATTTCCTTCTATTCCCATTAGCTCATCTGTTGAATCATATTCAGCAATTGATCCATAATAACCTAAAATATTATCTTCCACATCTCTAAGTTCTTTCCCTCTATTTAAATAATACCTTATAACACTCAACATATTTCTACTACTTCCTAAAACAAAGGACCTAGCTAATTTTATCCTTTTATCTTTATCTAAATAATGTTCTGCCTGTTTTAAAATCATATATCCGGAATTGTAATGTTCCCTTGGATAATAACTTCCAGTATAGTAACCATAATAATTAAAGAAATGAAGAATAATCTCCTTTTGTGAAACAAATTCTAAAAACTTTTTATTAAGGGTTACTTCACCGAAAAAGAAAAAACTACTAATATCCTCTACCGGTAAAACTTTTCTTCCAGCTTCTGATTGAAATAAAATTGTGTTATCTTTTCTACTAATTTCACCATCATTAAAAACATAGATATTCTTTTTCAAAAAAATTCCCCCTATGCCCAACAAAATTCACTATAGGCACAATTTTTACAATACCCTATTTTTATAGCAGGTTGAGGTTTTTCTTCATATATTATCTTTAAAATATCTTTAGCACTTATCTCCACCTTTTCTATTAACTCATCATCTAAAACTACTTCTATTCGCTCCTTTTCTTTAGGAAACATTAAAACACCTGAAGAGTCTATCCCTATTTTCTTCAATTCCCAAAGATAAAAGGCTAGTTGCATTTTAGCACTTTCTTTAAACTTTGATGATTTTTTCACTTCACCTACTATAATTTCTTTTTTCCCCTTTTTTATAACATCTATTTTTATATTTCCTACTATAACTTCCTTTCTTTTATCCCGTTCATAGCTATATTCTTGAATAAATCTACCCAAATCAAGAAGGGGATTATCTTGATTTGGGTTAATATTTCTCGCCATCAGCCAAACCTGTCTTTTACAAATATAGTAATACCACACTAAAGTACCATTTACACTAATCTCCTTCAATTTATCATCCCCTTAATAAATATTAGAAGATAATTGGGGTATCTAAATCCAGCCTCTTTAGACCTATATCATCACTGTATAACCTCTCTTTTTGTTCTAAAGCCATCCTAAACATCGTCTTTTCTTCAATCAATTCTTTCCTGGCAAACTCAATTGGAACAGAAACAATGTACCCATTCATTTTTCTCCTTAAATGGAATAACTTCCCCTTTCTTTGAATAGGATCAAATTCCTGTTCTAGTATTTCCTTGTATTTCTCAAATAAATCTTTACTTTCTTCATCTACTTCCAAAAAAACATCTACATAGGTAGGCCTATCTTTAATCAAAGAAAATCCTTTAACTTTATCCATCTCCATTTCTTGCATTCCTTTAATTATTTCATTACTTTCTGTAATTGTATTTAACCTTTTAAAAACACTATTAAAATATTCTTCTATCAGCTGTAAGAAATCCTTTTCCTCATAGCACCCACTTTTATTTAAAATCTCTTGAGTTATATTTAAAGCTATAGTGTTATAGATGTAACCTCCATACCTTTTGTTACCTTTAACCATTTTAACAACTTTAACTATACCCTTTTCTCTACTATCATTTCTATTACATCTCCCTGCCCCTTGAACTATAGAGTCCATAGGAGCTAGATCCCTGTAAACAACATCAAAATCTAAATCAACCCCTGCTTCAACAACTTGGGTTGAAACAACTATAGGTTTTTCATTTAAAATATCTTTAATTTTCTCTATCCTTTTTTTCCTTTCTTTAGGAATAATATTAGTAGATAAATACAGGAGTTTTCTGTTTAAACTAGCTTCAGCTAACCTTTTATATATTTCTAATGATTGATTAATAGTATTGCAAATAATTAGGTATGATTTATCTTCTAAGGAATCAGTAAATTCTTGGATAAAATCTTCTATCTCCATCGGTTCATCTTTATATTCAAGTTTCACCCTGTTAAACCTTTGAAAATATTTTTGATAGTCCTTTAACAACTCAATAGAATCTTGCAAAATAATTGGCTTTGTAGCGGTCATAGTGATAATCCTACAATCCAACTCCTCTGCTATTTGTTTAAACACATAATCTATAAGTTTCCAATATTTAATATCAATTGTCTGTAATTCATCAATTAAAATAATAGAACCCCTTATATTATGATATTTTTTTAACATTTTATTTCTAATTCCTATCAAAGATTCAAATAGCTGAATAAAGGTAGTTATTATCATCCCGCTATGCCAACCTTCTACTAACAACATCCCTTGATCTAAATCAAGGTGATACTTCCCACTTTTTTCTTCCTCTTTAAATAATAAGTCACTGAGGTGGTGATGTTTTAATAAATAAGGAAATATATCCTTTTCACTAATAAATTGATGATGGAGTCTTTCTATCTCTCCATAATTTTGATCAATAATCGAAGTAAAGGGTAGGGTATAAATAATTTTCCGATCTCCACCTAACAGCTGCTGTAACCTTTTAGCTGCATAAAAGCCAGTAAGGGT contains:
- the tyrS gene encoding tyrosine--tRNA ligase, which translates into the protein MVNVFDVLQERGFIQQTTHEEEIKELLGKEKVTFYTGYDPTADSLHIGHFLQLMAMAHLQKAGHRPIVLIGGGTTMVGDPTGKTDIRKMLTEEEIKKNSERFKEQISKFLDFGEGKAIMVNNAEWLMDLNYIWFLREIGRHFSVNRMLTAECFKSRMEKGLSFLEFNYMLMQSYDFLELFRRYGCTLQLGGDDQWSNIISGVDLIRRVEGKPAYGMTFTLLTTSEGKKMGKTEKGAIWLDPEKTSPYEFYQYWRNVDDNDVINCLKLLTFVPMDEIRELEKLQGAEINKAKEVLAFEVTKIVHGEEEAIKSRDAAKALFEKGGVAGSIPSTEMEKENFEKGILVLDLLQEAGLTSSKSEGRRLVQQGGISINGEKITDINQVITLEWFEDNAIMIKKGKKVYHQVLIK
- a CDS encoding CRISPR-associated helicase/endonuclease Cas3 — encoded protein: MIFYSHINPNKKLIDHLQNVTNLATSFAGENQKAVEIAAKCHDFGKYTTYFQKHLKEGYSGRLSHHSFISALFTAYVAFKELGEENYLPLILYSAVINHHSNVERVNKNLPNKLKFTIDELDEDKKGNIKNVLKQLDDMEKNFSVIYQDLEKIGLHGYFKEFLEQRPIEEVLTKLARLDYGVRKRGKIKRERMYTLHHLIYSALIDGDKLDASNTHIPDTQSLPFNTLIEGYKSKFPEEPKGELNKMRSEIFQRVLEGIEREYKNGRYFSITAPTGSGKTLTGFYAAKRLQQLLGGDRKIIYTLPFTSIIDQNYGEIERLHHQFISEKDIFPYLLKHHHLSDLLFKEEEKSGKYHLDLDQGMLLVEGWHSGMIITTFIQLFESLIGIRNKMLKKYHNIRGSIILIDELQTIDIKYWKLIDYVFKQIAEELDCRIITMTATKPIILQDSIELLKDYQKYFQRFNRVKLEYKDEPMEIEDFIQEFTDSLEDKSYLIICNTINQSLEIYKRLAEASLNRKLLYLSTNIIPKERKKRIEKIKDILNEKPIVVSTQVVEAGVDLDFDVVYRDLAPMDSIVQGAGRCNRNDSREKGIVKVVKMVKGNKRYGGYIYNTIALNITQEILNKSGCYEEKDFLQLIEEYFNSVFKRLNTITESNEIIKGMQEMEMDKVKGFSLIKDRPTYVDVFLEVDEESKDLFEKYKEILEQEFDPIQRKGKLFHLRRKMNGYIVSVPIEFARKELIEEKTMFRMALEQKERLYSDDIGLKRLDLDTPIIF
- the cas1b gene encoding type I-B CRISPR-associated endonuclease Cas1b — translated: MKKNIYVFNDGEISRKDNTILFQSEAGRKVLPVEDISSFFFFGEVTLNKKFLEFVSQKEIILHFFNYYGYYTGSYYPREHYNSGYMILKQAEHYLDKDKRIKLARSFVLGSSRNMLSVIRYYLNRGKELRDVEDNILGYYGSIAEYDSTDELMGIEGNIRETYYKAFDKIIEDENFRFEQRTKRPPKNHLNALISFGNSMLYTTVLGEIYKTHLDPRIGYLHSTNFRRFTLNLDVAEIFKPLLVDRLIFYLLSKKMIQKKHFDNDLGGIMLKEEGKRIFVEEFDKRLKTTIQHKELGRSISYRWLIRMELYKLEKHLLQEKEYIPFVSKW
- a CDS encoding sodium/glutamate symporter; translated protein: MTANVVGFSLLLLGLLLVLGKWIRVSTPILQDLFLPSSLIAGFFALLLGPEVLGRFFTIIPDKSLQVWRVLPGLMINVVFAALFIGKRLPNIKTVWKLAGPQVVMGYCISFGQYVVGLLLVIFLLTPVFDIDPTAGALIEVAFVGGHGTAAGMASTFQEIGFPEGADLALGLATVGVLGGVIIGMFLINWGIRRKKLVNEIKIQTRDEIEKKGINELDTREPAGYLSTRLESIEPLSLHFGYIAIAILLGYGILQGLVRLEEVLWGARTGVYLIRYVPLFPLAMVGGMIVQGILDKIDPYNTVDRQMINRIQGLALDVLIVSALATLSLTVIGENLIPFLLLSLVGILWTVFCFVFLAPKMLPDYWFERGIGDFGQSMGVTATGLLLMRVADPENKTPALESFGYKQILFEPFVGGGLFTAASVPLIYQFGAVPILIFTGIIAFGSLIFGLFITGKKNK
- the cas2 gene encoding CRISPR-associated endonuclease Cas2 translates to MFVILVYDVEQKRVNKVLKTCRKYLYWVQNSVLEGEITESRLTKLKMELERIIDKEKDSVIIYRFSTRKYQVIETMGIKKGGEENIL
- the cas4 gene encoding CRISPR-associated protein Cas4, which gives rise to MKEISVNGTLVWYYYICKRQVWLMARNINPNQDNPLLDLGRFIQEYSYERDKRKEVIVGNIKIDVIKKGKKEIIVGEVKKSSKFKESAKMQLAFYLWELKKIGIDSSGVLMFPKEKERIEVVLDDELIEKVEISAKDILKIIYEEKPQPAIKIGYCKNCAYSEFCWA